The segment CCAGTGATCAAATACGTACAAATCCAATAATATATTACCATTTTAAGTCATTATTCCTTAAACAAAACGATGAAAACTATTTGTGTGGTTTATTCTTATAGATGTTTACCAatcctatttttttttattaaaatctaTAATTTACCTTTCTACTACAACTTCTTCCAATAATCTGTCAGTTACGTTAGGTGTTGTGAATTACCATGGGCTGTGGTAAAAAAACATGCGGGCGCCGCAATGTAAAAAATATGACTTGTCACAAACGTGCAACAGTGAAAAAATAAGGAGCGCCGATGTCGCTGTCACGCCACATGCTCACGTGTTCTCATGTGATTGGCTTTATCTGAACTTTGAAGCCAAGTAAACGCAACGCCGCCCATCGTCGGCCAATCCTCCAAATCCCTCTCCTTTCGCCACGTGGTTCAATCACAACTACTCTTCTCTCCTTTTATATTTCAAACCACCATTGTGCTTTTATGCTAACAAACTCATCAAAATTGAAATTCGTCACTTTCTCTCTCAAATGATCTGGAAAAAAGGTCCCATTATCGGACGTGGTTCCTCCGCCACCGTCTCTCTCGCCACCACCGTCACCGGAGACCTCTTCGCTGTCAAGTCCGTCGAGCTTTCAAGTTCACAGTTCTTACAGAAAGAGCAAGAATACCTTTCTAAATTAAAATCCCCTCATGTAATCGATTACATCGGGTttgatgttgattatgatgacaacATTCCGATGTATAATCTGTTCATGGAGTATGCACCTGGTGGCACGATTTCAGATGTGATAAAGAAACAAGGAGGGTGTCTTGATGAGGGCTTGATCCGATCTTATACTCGTCAGATTCTACTTGGGTTGAATTATCTTCACTCCAACAATTTGGTGCATTGTGATATCAAGTGCCAGAATGTGTTGGTTGCTAACGATGGCGTCAAAATTGGTGATCTTGGTTGTGCTAAATTGGCGGAGATCGGCGGAGTTGCTTCCTCTGTGTTTTCCGGTACACCGGTTTTCATGGCCCCGGAGGTTGCAAGAGGAGAACAGCAAGGATTTGCCGCTGACGTGTGGGCTGTTGGGTGTGCAGTAATCGAAATGGCAACCGGTTCTAACCCATGGCCTGATTTAAATAACCCAGTGTCTGCTTTATACAGAATTGGGTATTCCGGTGATCTTCCATTGTTTCCGACGTCGTTATCGGTGGAAGCTAAAGATTTCTTGAATAAGTGTTTGCGAACAAATGTTGAAGAAAGATGGACAGCAAACCGACTTCTTCAACACCCATTTGTTAAGTCGAATTCTGATTTCCAAAAGATTCAAAATTTCCCCAAGAATTCTCCAAGTAGCATCCTGGATCAAGGATTCTGGGACTGTTTTGAAGCGTCGGAGCCTTCACCACCGCCGACCCGTTTCATGAACTTCTCCGGTGAGTCTCCGATAGTTAGGATAGGACAGTTGATTGAAGGAACTCCTTCACGTTTGCCCATTTGGGTTGACGAAGAAGAGTGGATGACAGTAAGAACAAATCAGATAGACAACGAAGAATTGGAAGAGGACAACACTGAGTCGACTCGTATGAACTCGTTTTCAGAAGAAGCGTTTTTTTCACGACCTGTTAGAACAAATTTAGAATCCAGTGTAGTTGAAATGAGTGGAGCAAGTGTGGTTGTTTCAAGATTTCTTGATTGTAAGAacatgaataataataataattgttttcTGATTGATTCAAAATTAAGCTATTCGTTATTGGCTCTCACTGTTTTCTGGTTTAACTTTTGGTATATTATTTTGGTTTTTTGAATGTTTGATGCCGCTTTTTTTTTATGAAAGAAGAATCAAAGAGAGTGGGGAGGGAAGGTCAGCACTTATTTAgttatttatagttttatacataaagATAAAGATGCTACATCTTTTACTAATTTTAGTAAGAAAAATAATTTGGTCAACTTGAAAAGTAATATTTTAATGGGTTGCTTTAAGTTTGTTTGTAATATAAGTGGAAAATTGATTTTGTAGagtaattaattattattatttttttcattttttatagttttattaaaCTTACCTTTATTGtttcaaaacaatattttttaatCGGTTATGATAGGTTTAACCCGTTTAgctctttaaaaaaaatattaaacttaAGTTTATTGTTCAAAAAAATTACTAGtattaaacttatatttttacaCACAAATTATCAATAAATTAGCTTGTAGATACATTTAGTGACTTTCATCTTTTCTAATCATCATCAATTTTTCGGTAATTTTCTTCGAGCAACAAAATTCCAAAAGAATAAAGATAACATTATTTTCTATGTTCATTTAGAAAAACTGTAAAACGCATGATTTCATCATTCTTCACTACGGTGAAAACCTCCTCACTCCTACTTTACTTCCGTCATCATCCTTCCTTCCGAAGCTCACACATTTCTCTGCTACTCCCATCCTGCTACTTT is part of the Lactuca sativa cultivar Salinas chromosome 7, Lsat_Salinas_v11, whole genome shotgun sequence genome and harbors:
- the LOC111884950 gene encoding mitogen-activated protein kinase kinase kinase 18; translation: MIWKKGPIIGRGSSATVSLATTVTGDLFAVKSVELSSSQFLQKEQEYLSKLKSPHVIDYIGFDVDYDDNIPMYNLFMEYAPGGTISDVIKKQGGCLDEGLIRSYTRQILLGLNYLHSNNLVHCDIKCQNVLVANDGVKIGDLGCAKLAEIGGVASSVFSGTPVFMAPEVARGEQQGFAADVWAVGCAVIEMATGSNPWPDLNNPVSALYRIGYSGDLPLFPTSLSVEAKDFLNKCLRTNVEERWTANRLLQHPFVKSNSDFQKIQNFPKNSPSSILDQGFWDCFEASEPSPPPTRFMNFSGESPIVRIGQLIEGTPSRLPIWVDEEEWMTVRTNQIDNEELEEDNTESTRMNSFSEEAFFSRPVRTNLESSVVEMSGASVVVSRFLDCKNMNNNNNCFLIDSKLSYSLLALTVFWFNFWYIILVF